The Sesamum indicum cultivar Zhongzhi No. 13 linkage group LG1, S_indicum_v1.0, whole genome shotgun sequence genome includes a window with the following:
- the LOC105171421 gene encoding protein NRT1/ PTR FAMILY 1.2 isoform X2 produces the protein MEEKNTMLEEHLLERTDQKGGFRTLPFIIGIEALEKMATFGLMPNMTLYLMKEYHMGMTTASNLLFFWSAATNFMPLLGALVADSFLGRFYTIGIGSVISLMGMILLWSTTVIPQARPPPCKQFNNSCSSPTTFQFMYLCTAFGLISVGAGGIRSSSLAFGADQLEKGDFKKSSDNMGWGVGFAVPAVLMLIGVSIFFLASRFYVKLKSKTSLVTGFIQVVTASYRNRRLDLTDGVINVCHRKAGSALVFPSENLRFLNKACIVRDPDKDLTAEGRAVNPWSLCSVEQVEELKALLRVLPIWSTGMIMSINISQNSFPLLQAVSMDRRITSSFTIPAASFSTFTVISVILWVAVYDRVFLPLASRVMRRPVHVSTKRRMGIGIVFSFLAMLASAGIEAIRRSLAIDEGYLDHPLAMTQMSAMWLVPQNCLTGFAEASNAIAQNEFYFSEFPRSMSSIASTLNGIGMSLANLAASLIMNAVDSLSKAGGQESWISSNINKGHYDYYYLVLAALSMANMMYFLVCSSMYGPLKEEGKIAEEEDEP, from the exons ATGGAGGAGAAGAACACAATGCTGGAAGAGCATCTCTTGGAGAGAACCGATCAAAAGGGCGGATTCAGAACTTTGCCCTTCATAATTG GAATTGAGGCACTGGAGAAGATGGCCACTTTCGGGCTGATGCCAAATATGACTCTGTATTTGATGAAAGAATATCATATGGGAATGACCACTGCATCCAATCTACTGTTTTTCTGGTCAGCAGCCACCAATTTCATGCCACTTCTTGGAGCTCTTGTTGCCGATTCTTTCTTGGGCAGGTTTTATACTATTGGGATTGGTTCTGTTATCTCTCTCATg GGGATGATTCTTCTATGGTCAACAACAGTAATCCCACAAGCGAGACCTCCTCCATGCAAGCAATTCAATAACAGTTGCAGCTCCCCGACGACTTTCCAGTTCATGTATCTATGTACCGCATTTGGGCTGATTTCTGTTGGGGCCGGTGGCATTAGGTCTTCTTCCTTAGCCTTTGGTGCTGATCAATTGGAGAAAGGTGATTTCAAGAAAAGCTCAG ACAACATGGGATGGGGAGTTGGTTTTGCAGTGCCTGCTGTGTTAATGTTGATTGGTGTTAGTATCTTCTTCTTAGCTTCCCGTTTCTATGTCAAGTTGAAAAGTAAGACAAGCTTAGTCACTGGTTTCATTCAAGTGGTCACAGCTTCTTACAGAAATCGACGTCTAGATTTAACAGACGGTGTAATCAATGTTTGCCATCGCAAGGCTGGCTCAGCACTTGTTTTCCCTAGTGAAAATCTCAG GTTTCTAAACAAGGCATGCATAGTTAGAGATCCCGACAAAGACTTGACAGCCGAAGGCAGAGCTGTAAACCCATGGAGTCTGTGCAGTGTTGAGCAAGTAGAGGAGCTGAAAGCCCTGCTCAGGGTACTCCCTATATGGTCCACAGGGATGATCATGTCCATAAACATCAGCCAGAACTCATTCCCATTACTCCAAGCTGTGTCGATGGACAGACGTATTACGTCAAGTTTCACGATACCAGCAGCATCATTCAGCACGTTTACAGTTATATCCGTTATACTATGGGTTGCTGTCTATGACCGTGTGTTTCTCCCCTTGGCATCCAGAGTCATGAGAAGACCCGTTCATGTAAGTACCAAAAGAAGAATGGGAATTGGAATAGTTTTCTCATTCTTGGCCATGTTGGCGTCAGCTGGTATAGAAGCTATTCGTCGATCGCTTGCAATAGACGAAGGATACTTGGATCACCCACTAGCTATGACCCAAATGTCGGCAATGTGGCTGGTGCCACAGAACTGCCTAACCGGCTTTGCTGAGGCCTCAAACGCCATCGCACAAAATGAGTTCTACTTCTCGGAGTTCCCAAGAAGCATGTCGAGTATAGCATCGACACTGAACGGGATCGGGATGTCGTTGGCGAATTTAGCAGCGAGTTTAATAATGAATGCTGTTGACAGCCTCTCAAAGGCAGGGGGGCAGGAGAGCTGGATTTCGAGCAATATCAACAAGGGTCACTATGACTACTATTACTTGGTTCTTGCTGCACTGAGTATGGCTAACATGATGTATTTTCTTGTCTGTAGTAGCATGTACGGGCCTCTTAAAGAAGAGGGCAAGATagcagaagaagaggatgagCCTTGA
- the LOC105171421 gene encoding protein NRT1/ PTR FAMILY 1.2 isoform X1, giving the protein MEEKNTMLEEHLLERTDQKGGFRTLPFIIGIEALEKMATFGLMPNMTLYLMKEYHMGMTTASNLLFFWSAATNFMPLLGALVADSFLGRFYTIGIGSVISLMGMILLWSTTVIPQARPPPCKQFNNSCSSPTTFQFMYLCTAFGLISVGAGGIRSSSLAFGADQLEKGDFKKSSGLKQSYFGWYYASYMFSVLIALTCVVYIQDNMGWGVGFAVPAVLMLIGVSIFFLASRFYVKLKSKTSLVTGFIQVVTASYRNRRLDLTDGVINVCHRKAGSALVFPSENLRFLNKACIVRDPDKDLTAEGRAVNPWSLCSVEQVEELKALLRVLPIWSTGMIMSINISQNSFPLLQAVSMDRRITSSFTIPAASFSTFTVISVILWVAVYDRVFLPLASRVMRRPVHVSTKRRMGIGIVFSFLAMLASAGIEAIRRSLAIDEGYLDHPLAMTQMSAMWLVPQNCLTGFAEASNAIAQNEFYFSEFPRSMSSIASTLNGIGMSLANLAASLIMNAVDSLSKAGGQESWISSNINKGHYDYYYLVLAALSMANMMYFLVCSSMYGPLKEEGKIAEEEDEP; this is encoded by the exons ATGGAGGAGAAGAACACAATGCTGGAAGAGCATCTCTTGGAGAGAACCGATCAAAAGGGCGGATTCAGAACTTTGCCCTTCATAATTG GAATTGAGGCACTGGAGAAGATGGCCACTTTCGGGCTGATGCCAAATATGACTCTGTATTTGATGAAAGAATATCATATGGGAATGACCACTGCATCCAATCTACTGTTTTTCTGGTCAGCAGCCACCAATTTCATGCCACTTCTTGGAGCTCTTGTTGCCGATTCTTTCTTGGGCAGGTTTTATACTATTGGGATTGGTTCTGTTATCTCTCTCATg GGGATGATTCTTCTATGGTCAACAACAGTAATCCCACAAGCGAGACCTCCTCCATGCAAGCAATTCAATAACAGTTGCAGCTCCCCGACGACTTTCCAGTTCATGTATCTATGTACCGCATTTGGGCTGATTTCTGTTGGGGCCGGTGGCATTAGGTCTTCTTCCTTAGCCTTTGGTGCTGATCAATTGGAGAAAGGTGATTTCAAGAAAAGCTCAGGTCTGAAACAGAGCTACTTTGGCTGGTATTATGCTTCATATATGTTCTCTGTCCTCATCGCTTTAACTTGTGTCGTTTACATTCAAGACAACATGGGATGGGGAGTTGGTTTTGCAGTGCCTGCTGTGTTAATGTTGATTGGTGTTAGTATCTTCTTCTTAGCTTCCCGTTTCTATGTCAAGTTGAAAAGTAAGACAAGCTTAGTCACTGGTTTCATTCAAGTGGTCACAGCTTCTTACAGAAATCGACGTCTAGATTTAACAGACGGTGTAATCAATGTTTGCCATCGCAAGGCTGGCTCAGCACTTGTTTTCCCTAGTGAAAATCTCAG GTTTCTAAACAAGGCATGCATAGTTAGAGATCCCGACAAAGACTTGACAGCCGAAGGCAGAGCTGTAAACCCATGGAGTCTGTGCAGTGTTGAGCAAGTAGAGGAGCTGAAAGCCCTGCTCAGGGTACTCCCTATATGGTCCACAGGGATGATCATGTCCATAAACATCAGCCAGAACTCATTCCCATTACTCCAAGCTGTGTCGATGGACAGACGTATTACGTCAAGTTTCACGATACCAGCAGCATCATTCAGCACGTTTACAGTTATATCCGTTATACTATGGGTTGCTGTCTATGACCGTGTGTTTCTCCCCTTGGCATCCAGAGTCATGAGAAGACCCGTTCATGTAAGTACCAAAAGAAGAATGGGAATTGGAATAGTTTTCTCATTCTTGGCCATGTTGGCGTCAGCTGGTATAGAAGCTATTCGTCGATCGCTTGCAATAGACGAAGGATACTTGGATCACCCACTAGCTATGACCCAAATGTCGGCAATGTGGCTGGTGCCACAGAACTGCCTAACCGGCTTTGCTGAGGCCTCAAACGCCATCGCACAAAATGAGTTCTACTTCTCGGAGTTCCCAAGAAGCATGTCGAGTATAGCATCGACACTGAACGGGATCGGGATGTCGTTGGCGAATTTAGCAGCGAGTTTAATAATGAATGCTGTTGACAGCCTCTCAAAGGCAGGGGGGCAGGAGAGCTGGATTTCGAGCAATATCAACAAGGGTCACTATGACTACTATTACTTGGTTCTTGCTGCACTGAGTATGGCTAACATGATGTATTTTCTTGTCTGTAGTAGCATGTACGGGCCTCTTAAAGAAGAGGGCAAGATagcagaagaagaggatgagCCTTGA